In the genome of Alphaproteobacteria bacterium, the window GGCGTGCCATCGAAGTGCAGCACCGGCACCAGGCAGGCCGGATCGATGGCGCACTCGTTGACGAGGAGGGTGCGCAGCTGCGCGTCGCGATTCTGCTCGACCACGAAAACCAAATGGTGGTTGGCGACAAAGTCGGCAACATCGTGGTGAAAGGGAAAGGCGCGCACGCGGAGTTGGTCAAGGTGATCGCCATGGGCCGCCAAGAGTCCAAGGGCTTCGTCCATGACCAGGCTCGTCGAGCCGTAGTAGAGCACGCCAAAAGGCGTCGACTGCTGCGCGGTACGGAGCACCGGTCGCGGTACGATCTCCTTGGCGGTCTCGAATTTGCGCAACAGTCGTTGCATGTTGTCGGCGTAGGGACTGCCCTCTTCGGTGTAGCGTGCGTAGCGATCCCGCGAGGTTCCCCGCGTGAAAAACGAGCCCTTGGTCGGATGCGTGCCCGGATAGGTCCGGTACGGGATGCCGTCGCCGTCGACATCAAGATAGCGGCCGAACCGGTCGATGCTTTCGAGCTCTTCGGCGCTTAGCACCTTGCCGCGGTCATAGCGCCGCGTGTCGTCCCAGGTGAGCGGGCGGCAGAGGCGCCGGTTCATGCCAATGTCAAGGTCGAGCATGACGAAAACCGGGGTCTGCAAGCGATCGGCCAGATCGAACGCCGACGCCCCGAATTCGAAGGCTTCGGCCGGATCCTCAGGAAACAGCAGCACGTGCTTGGTGTCGCCGTGTGACGCATAGGCCGCGCTGAGAATATCGGATTGCTGAGTCCGGGTCGGCATGCCCGTCGAGGGCCCCGCGCGCTGTACATCGAAGATCACCGCGGGGATTTCGGCAAAATACGCGAGCCCCAGGAATTCCTGCATCAACGAAATGCCAGGTCCCGAGGTGGCGGTGAAAGCCCTTGCCCCGTTCCAGCCGGCGCCGATCACGATCCCAATGGACGCCAGCTCGTCCTCGGCCTGGATGATGGCATAGCGGTGTTTGCCGGTGTCAGGATCAATCCGCAGGCGCTCGCAGTGCCGTGTGAAGGCTTCGGCCAGCGAGGACGAAGGCGTGATCGGATACCACGCGCACACCGTCGCCCCGCCATAGACGGCGCCAAGCGCGGCGGCCGTGTTGCCCTCGATATAGATGCGGTCACCGACGGCGTCCGCGCGGCGAACTTGCAGATCGATCGGGCAGGTCAAATTCGTCAGTGCGTAGTCGCGGCCGATATGCAACGCCTTAATGTTGGGCGCGACCAGTTTGGCGTTGCCCTTGAATTCCTCGCCGATGAGCTTTTCAAGCTCTTTGACGTCCATATCGAGCAACGCCGTCAGCGCTCCGACATACATGATGTTCTTAAACAACTGCCGCTGGCGCAGGTCGGAATATTCGCGATTGCAAATGGCGGTCAGCGGAATGCCGATCACGACGACGTCGTCGCGAAACCGCCAGTCGGGAATCGGCCGTGTCGAGTCATAAAGCAAATAGCCGCCGGGCTCGATCACGGCGACATCCTTGTCCCAGGTCTGCGGGTTCATCGCGACCATCAGGTCGACGCCGCCCCGGGTTCCAAGATGACCGGCAGCCGAGATCCGGACCTCGTACCATGTTGGCAGCCCCTGGATGTTCGAGGGAAAGATGTTGCGGGGCGCGACCGGAACCCCCATGCGTAACACCGCACGGGCGAACAGCTGATTGGCGCTCGCAGAGCCTGAGCCGTTGACGTTGGCAAAACCAACGACGAATTCGTTTACGCTTTTGATCGGCATGCCTCACCTGCGGGCGTTGTTGTCAGAAGGAATTTTTGCATGTCCCAGGCACCGGTCGGACATCGTTCCGCGCACAGGCCGCAATGCAGACAAACGTCTTCATCCTTAACCATCACCCGGCCGGTCTTGAGGCCATCGCTGACATAGAGGCTCTGGCTGAGATTGTTGGCAGGCGCTTTGAGGCGCGTGCGCAGATCAGCCTCCTCCCCGTTGGTCGTGAAGGTGATGCAGTCCATCGGGCAGATGTCGACGCAGGCATCGCATTCGATGCAGAGCGGGCCCATAAAGACCGTTTGCACGTCGCAATTGAGGCAGCGCTCCGCTTCGGCGAGCGCCAGCTTCTGGTCATAGCCAAGCTCCACTTCCGTGCGAATGTCGCGCAACGCGATCTCTTTGTCGCGCAGCGGGACGCGGTAGCGTTTGTCGGGCGATATGTCGTTGTCATAGCTCCATTCGTGAATCCCCATCTTCTGACCGAGCAGGGTCACCAACGGGGAGGGACGATCGGCGATGTCTTCGCCATGGCAGAATTTGTCAATCGAAATCGCCGCGTCATGGCCGTGAGCCACCGCCCAGATGATATTCTTGGGCCCGAAGGCGGCATCACCCCCAAAGAAGACCCCCGGCCGAGTCGATTGCATGGTTTGGGGATCAATCTTAGGCATCCCGTGGCGATCGAATGCGAGGCCGATGTCGCGTTCGATCCACGGAAAGGCGTTTTCCTGACCGACCGCGACCAGCACATCATCACATGGCAGATGCACGTCACTCTCGCCGGTTGGCACCAGCGTGCGCCGGCCGTCGGCATCACGCTCCGCCCGCACCTTCTCAAATAAGACACCGGTGAGGCGATTGCCCTCGTGGGTGAAGGCCTTCGGCACCATGCAATTGAGGATCGGAATGCCCTCGTGAATGGCATCCTCTTTTTCCCACGGCGAGGCCTTCATGTCCTCGAAGCCCGAGCGGACGACCACGGTGACGTCGCTGCCACCCAGTCGACGCGA includes:
- a CDS encoding FAD-dependent oxidoreductase; its protein translation is GYHIVVFDQDPGAGGMMRTQIPKFRLPDSVLDEEVGYILDLGIEFRGGERIDSLKALLAEEYDAVFVGSGAPRGRDLDVPGRKEAAAHIHIGIDWLSSVSFGHISSIGRRVIVLGGGNTAMDCCRSSRRLGGSDVTVVVRSGFEDMKASPWEKEDAIHEGIPILNCMVPKAFTHEGNRLTGVLFEKVRAERDADGRRTLVPTGESDVHLPCDDVLVAVGQENAFPWIERDIGLAFDRHGMPKIDPQTMQSTRPGVFFGGDAAFGPKNIIWAVAHGHDAAISIDKFCHGEDIADRPSPLVTLLGQKMGIHEWSYDNDISPDKRYRVPLRDKEIALRDIRTEVELGYDQKLALAEAERCLNCDVQTVFMGPLCIECDACVDICPMDCITFTTNGEEADLRTRLKAPANNLSQSLYVSDGLKTGRVMVKDEDVCLHCGLCAERCPTGAWDMQKFLLTTTPAGEACRSKA
- a CDS encoding 2-oxoacid:acceptor oxidoreductase subunit alpha; the protein is MPIKSVNEFVVGFANVNGSGSASANQLFARAVLRMGVPVAPRNIFPSNIQGLPTWYEVRISAAGHLGTRGGVDLMVAMNPQTWDKDVAVIEPGGYLLYDSTRPIPDWRFRDDVVVIGIPLTAICNREYSDLRQRQLFKNIMYVGALTALLDMDVKELEKLIGEEFKGNAKLVAPNIKALHIGRDYALTNLTCPIDLQVRRADAVGDRIYIEGNTAAALGAVYGGATVCAWYPITPSSSLAEAFTRHCERLRIDPDTGKHRYAIIQAEDELASIGIVIGAGWNGARAFTATSGPGISLMQEFLGLAYFAEIPAVIFDVQRAGPSTGMPTRTQQSDILSAAYASHGDTKHVLLFPEDPAEAFEFGASAFDLADRLQTPVFVMLDLDIGMNRRLCRPLTWDDTRRYDRGKVLSAEELESIDRFGRYLDVDGDGIPYRTYPGTHPTKGSFFTRGTSRDRYARYTEEGSPYADNMQRLLRKFETAKEIVPRPVLRTAQQSTPFGVLYYGSTSLVMDEALGLLAAHGDHLDQLRVRAFPFHHDVADFVANHHLVFVVEQNRDAQLRTLLVNECAIDPACLVPVLHFDGTPITARFVANAIADQLGAVKVKPLRKVMS